From Pseudovibrio sp. Tun.PSC04-5.I4, a single genomic window includes:
- a CDS encoding diaminopimelate decarboxylase, whose amino-acid sequence MPMLQSFNQRLIPILKDIAKEFGTPFHIYDEVGIRETCKLFSSLSNVMPFRQYYAVKALPNPHILSILYDERMGFDCASIPEIELALLSGAYGRDILFTSNNTQSHEFEAAMDVEAIINLDDECLLNKVSPFPDLACFRMSSGSVSQECEYIGSSEKSKFGIPYERIANAYHAAKTLGASRFGFHAMLCSNQTSATNVLSLAEIVFDHAAKLAQEVGLEFEFVNIGGGIGIPYRPEEESFNFELFAKNLPVTFSKYFKEDTSLFTECGRFVTGPHGVLVTSVTNVMEKYQTMVGVDAGMSSLMRPAMYPNAYHHITLPFTHQKVATFDVVGSLCENNDKLARQRRLPLPRQGDLMIVHDTGAHGSAMGFNYNGRLRPKELLLQRDGSVRLIRSAETTSNYFSTIAMIEELEKNVRNKKTPMVG is encoded by the coding sequence ATGCCGATGTTGCAAAGTTTTAACCAGCGGCTGATACCTATACTTAAAGATATAGCGAAAGAATTTGGGACGCCATTCCACATTTACGACGAAGTCGGAATAAGAGAAACATGTAAACTCTTTTCTTCTTTATCTAATGTCATGCCATTTCGTCAGTATTATGCGGTTAAAGCATTACCAAACCCACATATTCTTTCAATCCTCTATGATGAAAGAATGGGGTTCGATTGCGCTTCTATTCCCGAAATAGAGTTGGCATTGCTCTCGGGGGCCTATGGAAGGGACATCTTGTTTACTTCGAACAACACGCAATCCCATGAATTTGAAGCAGCAATGGATGTGGAAGCTATAATAAATCTTGATGATGAATGTCTTTTAAATAAAGTTTCACCATTTCCTGATCTAGCTTGTTTTAGAATGTCATCGGGGAGTGTAAGTCAAGAATGTGAATATATTGGTTCATCTGAGAAAAGTAAGTTTGGCATTCCTTACGAGCGAATTGCAAACGCTTATCATGCGGCTAAAACTCTGGGGGCTAGTCGTTTCGGTTTTCACGCTATGCTCTGCTCAAATCAAACATCTGCCACTAATGTATTAAGTTTAGCAGAAATAGTGTTCGATCACGCAGCAAAACTAGCGCAAGAAGTAGGTTTAGAATTTGAATTCGTAAACATAGGTGGAGGCATTGGCATACCTTACAGACCTGAAGAAGAATCATTCAATTTCGAACTCTTTGCGAAGAACCTTCCGGTTACTTTCTCAAAATACTTTAAGGAAGATACATCTCTTTTCACGGAATGTGGAAGGTTTGTTACTGGGCCGCATGGTGTACTAGTTACTAGCGTAACAAATGTCATGGAGAAATATCAAACTATGGTTGGAGTTGATGCTGGAATGAGCTCTCTAATGCGACCTGCGATGTATCCAAACGCATATCATCACATAACCTTACCATTCACACATCAAAAAGTTGCCACTTTTGATGTAGTTGGATCTCTATGCGAGAACAACGATAAATTAGCAAGGCAGCGAAGGCTCCCATTGCCTAGACAAGGCGATTTGATGATAGTGCATGATACAGGTGCTCATGGGTCTGCAATGGGTTTCAACTATAATGGCCGCTTGAGACCAAAGGAGCTCCTGTTACAGAGAGATGGCTCCGTCCGCCTTATTCGAAGTGCTGAAACGACGAGCAATTACTTCTCAACAATTGCAATGATCGAAGAACTAGAAAAAAACGTACGTAACAAAAAGACGCCTATGGTTGGGTAA
- a CDS encoding IS5 family transposase — protein sequence MPHKYNASRRHKFAKPGYGVTNWSDYNESLRQRADVSVWISHDVAQSWSASKRATRGGQPQYSALAIEVCLTARAVFGLALRQTQGFLRSVFRLMKRDLPVPDFSTLSRRAGNLQLSNMKSKIGKEPVHLVVDSTSLKIFGAGEWQETKHGTRIKRRSWRKLHLGLDLNTGEILCSELTEESVGDPTTLPELLGQVEGPVARFLGDGAYDGEQNRKELANRFEGVEVIIPPPKTAVPSPQAETAPTARDKDILAIQTNGENILAEGNRVWSTGARRNLDGPL from the coding sequence ATGCCGCATAAGTACAACGCCTCACGACGCCACAAATTTGCGAAGCCCGGCTATGGTGTCACGAACTGGAGTGATTACAATGAGAGCCTGAGGCAGCGCGCAGATGTGAGTGTGTGGATCAGCCATGATGTTGCTCAAAGTTGGTCAGCAAGCAAAAGAGCAACGCGTGGTGGCCAGCCCCAATACTCTGCTCTGGCGATTGAAGTGTGCCTGACGGCCCGAGCGGTCTTTGGTCTGGCGCTACGCCAGACGCAAGGCTTCCTGCGCTCTGTGTTCAGGCTTATGAAGCGAGATCTTCCAGTACCTGATTTTTCAACCTTGTCTCGCAGAGCGGGAAACTTGCAGCTTTCAAACATGAAATCAAAGATTGGAAAAGAGCCCGTGCATCTGGTGGTTGACAGTACTAGCTTGAAGATATTTGGTGCAGGTGAATGGCAGGAAACCAAGCATGGAACTAGGATAAAGCGCAGATCCTGGCGCAAATTGCACCTTGGCCTGGACTTGAACACCGGCGAAATTTTGTGCTCTGAACTCACTGAAGAGAGTGTTGGCGACCCAACGACCTTGCCAGAATTGTTGGGCCAAGTTGAAGGCCCGGTTGCCAGGTTTCTTGGCGATGGTGCCTATGATGGCGAGCAAAACCGGAAAGAATTGGCTAACCGCTTTGAGGGCGTGGAGGTCATTATTCCGCCACCCAAAACCGCAGTTCCCAGCCCTCAAGCTGAGACCGCCCCCACTGCGCGTGACAAGGATATTCTCGCCATTCAAACGAATGGCGAGAATATCCTGGCAGAAGGAAACCGGGTATGGTCAACGGGCGCGAGGAGAAACCTTGATGGGCCGCTATAA
- a CDS encoding methylaspartate mutase subunit E — MSKENQYNILLAGIGGDAHSVGLILLNQAICLAGYNVYFLGIQNDIKEVIAKAKGMDVVMISCMDGHAHHYLRDFPRLSKEEEIIWYLGGNPSVLSIDRAKRLFKEIGFQRVFLSFVDLAQVIKSLKKDLNEKVPRQALAVPLQGLNKTKHTELCIDSQVSDIDHDFERNNVLLQWKTGADVRSLRKNAVFLADCPNLARLQMQASLNGEVLIQPRSGVAEEQKQLDIFKKLEAAGAPVLSYQVDSLTRNNNYSGAEQAIIESRYTGVSALNGFPVVNHGAGALQRIALQVSTPLQCRHSTRDPRLLAEICFGGGVTAFEGGAICYNLPYYKDYSVIHSIQAWKYVDRLVGRYYEDFGIIIDREFFGVLTATLIPPSIAIAVGILESALAAKQGVKAVSIGYAEQGNRIQDVAAIQAIPRLTRQFFRLIELGEIQISTVFHQYMAAFPEQKTKARDLIRSSSTTACLSKATRMLIKTSVEALRIPYVEENVESLQLVREGIEVSSVTALDWEKVLSEINLIEEETMAILNSVLELGRGDVAQGLIKATEVGVIDIPFSPSIHNAGKVITARDVTGAVRFLNTGALPFSKDVCQFHAECMAERSRRSKIPLHRGYEMVEQDICSIPKGALMEWPISKQSITEYECKRCFDSALHF, encoded by the coding sequence ATGAGTAAAGAAAACCAGTATAACATCTTGTTAGCAGGCATAGGTGGTGATGCGCATTCTGTAGGTCTTATTTTATTAAATCAAGCGATCTGCCTTGCGGGGTACAATGTATACTTCCTAGGTATTCAAAACGATATAAAAGAAGTAATTGCTAAAGCAAAAGGCATGGATGTTGTTATGATATCCTGTATGGATGGGCATGCTCATCACTATTTACGGGACTTTCCAAGACTAAGTAAAGAAGAGGAAATTATTTGGTACCTTGGTGGGAATCCTTCTGTCCTATCTATTGATCGAGCTAAACGTCTTTTTAAAGAAATAGGCTTTCAAAGAGTTTTTCTAAGTTTTGTGGATCTTGCACAGGTTATAAAATCGCTCAAAAAGGACCTTAATGAGAAGGTCCCTCGACAAGCATTGGCTGTTCCCTTGCAAGGCCTTAATAAAACAAAACATACAGAGTTATGTATCGACAGTCAGGTATCTGATATCGATCACGATTTCGAAAGAAACAACGTGCTGTTGCAATGGAAAACTGGCGCTGATGTTCGTTCGTTACGCAAGAATGCTGTTTTTCTTGCAGATTGCCCAAACCTCGCACGCCTGCAGATGCAAGCAAGCTTGAATGGTGAAGTGTTAATTCAGCCTAGAAGTGGTGTTGCAGAGGAGCAGAAGCAACTTGATATTTTTAAGAAATTGGAGGCAGCTGGTGCTCCTGTCCTTTCTTATCAAGTGGACTCGTTGACGCGTAACAACAATTATTCTGGTGCCGAGCAAGCAATTATTGAGAGCCGTTATACAGGAGTGTCTGCGCTAAATGGGTTTCCGGTGGTTAATCACGGAGCTGGCGCATTACAGAGGATTGCTCTCCAAGTCTCTACACCACTGCAGTGCAGACATAGTACAAGAGATCCTCGGCTGCTAGCAGAAATTTGCTTTGGAGGTGGAGTAACGGCCTTTGAAGGTGGAGCAATTTGTTACAATTTACCTTATTATAAGGACTACTCTGTCATTCACTCGATACAAGCTTGGAAATATGTTGATAGACTAGTCGGACGTTATTATGAAGATTTCGGTATTATTATAGATAGAGAATTTTTTGGTGTACTTACCGCGACACTTATTCCTCCATCGATTGCAATCGCTGTTGGGATCCTTGAGAGTGCTCTTGCGGCGAAGCAGGGTGTCAAAGCAGTATCGATCGGCTACGCAGAGCAGGGCAATAGAATACAAGATGTCGCTGCAATACAAGCAATTCCTCGGTTAACGAGACAGTTCTTTAGGCTAATAGAACTAGGAGAAATTCAAATATCAACGGTATTTCATCAATATATGGCAGCCTTTCCAGAGCAGAAAACTAAAGCAAGAGATCTTATTAGATCGTCTTCTACCACTGCATGCTTATCTAAAGCAACGCGTATGTTAATAAAGACTAGCGTCGAGGCGTTAAGAATTCCATATGTTGAAGAAAATGTAGAAAGCTTACAACTTGTCAGAGAAGGGATTGAGGTAAGCTCAGTCACTGCGTTGGACTGGGAAAAAGTTCTGTCTGAGATAAATCTTATTGAAGAAGAAACGATGGCAATCTTGAACTCTGTCCTAGAGTTAGGCAGAGGAGATGTCGCTCAAGGTTTGATTAAAGCTACTGAAGTTGGTGTAATCGATATTCCATTTTCTCCAAGCATTCATAACGCAGGTAAGGTGATAACAGCTCGTGACGTGACAGGCGCAGTCCGTTTTCTGAATACTGGCGCCTTGCCTTTTTCTAAGGATGTTTGTCAGTTCCACGCAGAATGCATGGCAGAACGCAGCAGGCGCAGCAAGATCCCCCTGCATAGAGGATATGAGATGGTAGAGCAGGACATTTGCAGTATACCTAAAGGCGCGCTTATGGAGTGGCCTATAAGTAAACAGTCTATCACAGAGTATGAGTGTAAGCGCTGTTTTGATTCCGCCTTACATTTTTGA
- a CDS encoding IS5 family transposase has translation MKIHFMPFKANADRRHKFAKANYKVTNWSKYNESLRRRGDVTVWIEESAAKAWFAPENQRRGRPAKFSELAIETCLQIRVVFGLALRQTQGFVRSVFHLMELVLPVPDFSTLSRRADGLKLSKPKPRTNSEPVALVIDSTGVKIFGAGEWQETKHGTRIKRRTWRKIHLGLDLNTGEIVCSELTEDTVADPAVVPDLLDQVEGPVATFLGDGAYDGFTTRQEIAKRYDGVEIIIPPPKTAIPGPQAATAPTARDRDILAIQKNGRMSWQKQTGYGRRSRGETLMGRFKQVIGTTLRSRKLNNQRTEAKLGVAVLNTMTALGRAAFKKVSA, from the coding sequence ATGAAGATTCACTTCATGCCGTTTAAAGCCAATGCTGATCGCCGACATAAGTTTGCCAAAGCCAACTACAAAGTGACGAACTGGTCGAAGTATAATGAAAGCTTGCGTCGTCGCGGCGATGTCACGGTTTGGATTGAAGAGAGCGCTGCCAAGGCTTGGTTTGCACCCGAGAACCAACGACGTGGACGGCCCGCCAAGTTTTCAGAGCTTGCCATTGAAACCTGTTTGCAGATCCGGGTCGTATTCGGTCTTGCTTTGAGGCAGACTCAAGGGTTTGTGAGGTCTGTGTTCCATTTGATGGAGTTGGTTTTACCGGTTCCTGACTTTTCAACCCTGTCGCGCCGCGCAGATGGCTTGAAACTTTCAAAACCCAAACCGCGAACGAACTCTGAGCCAGTAGCGCTGGTAATCGATAGTACAGGCGTTAAGATCTTTGGTGCCGGAGAATGGCAGGAAACCAAGCATGGAACCAGGATAAAGCGCAGAACTTGGCGCAAAATTCACCTTGGCCTTGATCTAAATACCGGCGAAATCGTATGTTCTGAACTGACTGAGGATACGGTTGCCGATCCAGCCGTTGTGCCGGATCTGTTGGATCAGGTTGAGGGTCCGGTGGCAACGTTTTTAGGGGATGGCGCTTATGATGGCTTCACGACACGACAGGAAATAGCAAAGCGCTATGACGGTGTTGAGATCATCATTCCACCTCCCAAAACAGCTATCCCCGGCCCACAGGCTGCCACCGCCCCCACTGCTCGCGACCGGGATATTCTTGCCATTCAAAAGAACGGCAGGATGTCTTGGCAAAAGCAAACCGGATATGGTCGAAGGTCTCGAGGCGAAACCTTGATGGGCCGCTTTAAGCAGGTGATCGGGACCACGCTCAGGTCACGAAAGCTGAACAATCAGAGGACAGAGGCAAAACTTGGCGTCGCCGTCCTCAACACAATGACCGCCCTCGGACGCGCTGCGTTCAAGAAGGTTTCTGCATGA
- a CDS encoding toprim domain-containing protein yields the protein MNSIIITEKPSQARNVLKAVGTRYGEVFAAQGHLLRLQSPDEANPEWKAWSTALLRPQSGRYLLVADRSNGKGERLDKIKQALKSADQVIIATDCDREGQAIGENLLHFYGFKGRVLRAMFTAEDEKTLREAFVVNAGCILPICAA from the coding sequence ATGAACTCAATCATCATTACCGAAAAACCTTCCCAAGCCCGCAATGTCCTGAAAGCGGTCGGCACTCGCTATGGAGAGGTCTTTGCAGCACAAGGTCACTTGCTGCGCCTTCAATCTCCTGATGAGGCCAATCCAGAATGGAAAGCCTGGTCAACGGCGTTGCTGCGGCCCCAAAGTGGCCGGTACTTGCTGGTTGCAGATAGATCCAATGGTAAGGGCGAGCGACTGGATAAGATCAAGCAGGCGTTAAAGTCTGCTGATCAGGTCATCATCGCAACTGACTGCGACCGTGAAGGTCAGGCAATCGGTGAGAACCTTCTGCATTTTTATGGGTTCAAAGGCCGCGTATTGCGGGCAATGTTTACGGCGGAAGATGAAAAGACGCTTCGCGAGGCATTTGTTGTCAATGCTGGATGTATTCTCCCCATTTGTGCTGCTTGA
- a CDS encoding IS256 family transposase: MTDDSVIPLVQPGEFQDALTEVLRSGAQQLLRAAIESEVMSVLSLYSDLKLPDGRQRVVRHGHLPERQVQTGVGPVTVSKPRIRDRDENAEEKIHYHSNLLPNYLRRSTSLDELIPALYLRGVSTNDVQQALSALLGVDAPNLSPDVIRGLVKSWRSLWEEWKTRDLSARNYVYMWADGIYLKARGERESRCILVLIGATPEGKKELIGFDDGYREDTQSWRELLLALKARGLQIEPKLAVGDGALGFWAALREVFGTTKAQRCWVHKTMNVLSKMPKSLQAKAKKDLQDIWMAENRADAETAFDLFIEKFEVKYPKATQCLAKDRIELLAFYDFPAEHWGHIRTTNPIESTFATVRHRTRQTKNCLSRDTAMPMVFMLIKAAEKRWQKLRGKNQLPKIIQGVIFTNGIESDANQNHAA, encoded by the coding sequence ATGACAGATGATAGTGTTATCCCGCTTGTGCAGCCAGGGGAATTTCAAGATGCGCTCACGGAAGTTTTGCGTTCGGGTGCACAGCAACTTTTGCGAGCGGCCATTGAGAGTGAAGTCATGAGCGTGCTTTCGCTTTACTCGGACTTAAAATTACCAGATGGCCGTCAGCGGGTGGTCCGGCATGGGCATTTGCCAGAGCGCCAGGTCCAAACTGGGGTTGGGCCTGTCACGGTCAGCAAACCTCGGATCCGGGATCGAGATGAGAATGCAGAAGAGAAAATTCATTACCATTCCAATCTGTTACCTAATTATCTGCGCCGTTCAACCAGTCTTGATGAATTGATCCCAGCGCTCTATTTGCGTGGGGTTTCCACCAATGATGTTCAGCAAGCTTTAAGTGCTTTGTTGGGTGTTGATGCTCCCAACCTTTCGCCGGATGTCATCCGCGGCCTTGTCAAAAGCTGGCGATCTTTATGGGAAGAGTGGAAAACTCGAGACCTGTCAGCGCGCAACTACGTTTATATGTGGGCAGATGGCATCTATCTGAAAGCCCGGGGAGAACGGGAAAGTCGCTGTATTCTGGTGTTGATCGGGGCAACACCGGAAGGCAAGAAAGAGCTGATTGGCTTTGATGATGGCTACCGGGAAGATACTCAGAGCTGGCGGGAACTATTGCTTGCTCTCAAAGCTCGTGGCCTGCAGATCGAACCGAAATTAGCAGTGGGAGATGGTGCTCTGGGTTTCTGGGCGGCATTGCGGGAAGTCTTTGGCACAACAAAAGCTCAACGCTGCTGGGTCCACAAGACAATGAACGTCCTAAGCAAAATGCCTAAATCCTTGCAGGCCAAAGCGAAAAAGGATCTACAGGATATCTGGATGGCGGAAAATCGTGCAGATGCAGAGACGGCTTTTGATCTTTTCATAGAGAAATTTGAGGTTAAATACCCCAAAGCCACGCAATGCCTTGCCAAGGATAGGATCGAACTGTTGGCTTTTTATGACTTTCCTGCTGAGCATTGGGGGCATATCAGAACCACCAATCCAATTGAATCAACCTTTGCAACTGTGCGCCATAGAACAAGGCAAACCAAGAATTGCCTCTCCCGGGATACTGCAATGCCAATGGTCTTCATGCTGATCAAGGCAGCGGAGAAGCGCTGGCAGAAATTGAGAGGCAAAAATCAATTGCCTAAGATAATACAGGGTGTCATCTTCACGAATGGCATCGAGAGTGATGCAAACCAAAATCACGCCGCGTGA
- a CDS encoding DeoR/GlpR family DNA-binding transcription regulator, with translation MMKHKDDMQSGEEALETYQMSDTEEFSTNPRQEMLVNLVNENQYASVEQLAAELSVSTQTIRRDIRKLSELKLLARYHGGVARRSSVVNVDYEVRQTTGREEKESIAQTVVDQIEDNSTVFLSIGSTIDIIAKQLLKRKGLRVITNSLNVAHLLYTNSDFELLIPGGRVRSRSSGVIGHTALDYVRQFRVDYLVMSLGAIAPDGMMLDYDFNEVSIVKAVMERAHATFVAMEAKKFSTKAAVEIGHISNIDVLFTDEDPPSELMKIIQSHNVTIKIC, from the coding sequence ATGATGAAGCACAAAGACGATATGCAGTCAGGAGAAGAGGCGTTAGAGACCTATCAAATGTCCGACACAGAAGAATTTTCTACAAATCCTCGACAGGAAATGCTCGTAAACTTGGTCAATGAAAACCAGTATGCCAGTGTTGAGCAACTTGCTGCCGAATTGAGTGTGTCTACACAGACCATTCGGCGAGACATTCGAAAATTGTCGGAGCTGAAACTGCTGGCGCGCTATCATGGTGGGGTCGCGCGAAGATCTTCGGTTGTAAATGTTGATTACGAAGTTCGCCAAACAACCGGGCGCGAAGAGAAGGAGTCGATTGCTCAGACAGTGGTTGATCAGATTGAAGATAACAGCACTGTCTTTCTCTCAATTGGCTCCACTATCGACATTATTGCCAAGCAACTCCTTAAACGGAAGGGGCTTCGGGTCATCACCAATAGCCTTAATGTGGCACATTTGTTGTACACCAACAGCGATTTTGAGCTGTTGATACCGGGTGGGCGTGTCAGATCTAGAAGCAGTGGTGTTATTGGCCATACCGCTTTGGACTATGTGAGGCAGTTTCGCGTCGATTACCTGGTCATGAGCCTTGGTGCGATTGCTCCAGATGGCATGATGCTGGACTATGATTTTAATGAGGTCAGCATCGTCAAGGCGGTTATGGAAAGAGCACATGCCACCTTCGTGGCTATGGAAGCAAAGAAATTTTCAACCAAAGCCGCTGTCGAAATCGGCCACATAAGCAATATCGATGTGCTCTTTACAGATGAAGACCCGCCATCAGAGCTGATGAAGATTATCCAAAGCCACAATGTGACTATCAAAATTTGCTAG
- a CDS encoding FtsX-like permease family protein, with protein MASKLTQSVFIAVTNIKSISRRIWISASMIFSIAMVVIVLIGFLAMARGFEATLEGAGSSEVGVVLAGGARDETGSSIPSEIRHRLSAGILGLTSQNGQPLISNELVVPVDLPLIDGGDLQTISLRGMDAIGTTLRKNVTLVSGRFAEPGVAEIVVGADIARRYAGLNLGQTVEFGSVNWKVVGQFEAGGSAFESEMWADLAATQALFMKEGEVQSLRIGLDADADTQVMAAVLEKALGEPVIVITEQAYFAGQSRRVAKLIRLFGWPIAIVMAIGATAGALNTMFSSVSDRAVEIATLRAIGFSGVAAFVGTWVEALLLSLIGAGIGGITAFLLFNGYQSSTQGAGGQIAFDLQVTWYIVGQAGALALVVGFFGGAFPAFKAARMPIVKAMRGAG; from the coding sequence ATGGCTTCTAAGTTAACGCAATCAGTTTTCATTGCTGTCACCAACATTAAAAGCATTAGCAGAAGGATCTGGATATCAGCTTCAATGATCTTCTCTATTGCGATGGTCGTGATCGTTCTTATCGGCTTTCTTGCAATGGCGCGTGGCTTCGAAGCCACTCTGGAGGGTGCAGGTAGTTCGGAGGTCGGCGTCGTTTTAGCTGGCGGGGCACGCGATGAGACAGGGTCTTCAATTCCTTCGGAGATACGCCATCGCCTTTCCGCAGGCATTCTTGGCCTTACCTCTCAAAATGGTCAGCCACTGATCTCCAATGAGCTTGTGGTTCCTGTTGACCTCCCACTCATTGATGGCGGTGATTTGCAGACCATCAGTCTTCGCGGAATGGATGCGATTGGAACAACTTTACGGAAAAACGTGACGCTGGTTTCTGGGCGCTTTGCCGAACCCGGTGTTGCTGAGATCGTTGTAGGAGCTGACATTGCTAGGCGGTATGCGGGCCTGAACCTTGGGCAGACGGTGGAGTTCGGTTCAGTGAACTGGAAAGTGGTTGGTCAATTTGAGGCGGGCGGATCAGCCTTTGAATCCGAAATGTGGGCTGACCTTGCTGCAACCCAAGCTCTGTTCATGAAAGAAGGAGAAGTGCAGTCGCTACGCATTGGGCTGGATGCAGATGCCGACACACAAGTAATGGCTGCGGTTTTAGAGAAAGCTCTCGGAGAGCCCGTCATCGTAATTACCGAACAAGCTTACTTTGCAGGCCAGTCACGGCGCGTTGCAAAACTGATCCGCCTGTTTGGTTGGCCTATTGCCATCGTTATGGCCATAGGTGCGACAGCTGGGGCCTTAAATACCATGTTTAGCTCCGTTTCTGATAGGGCCGTGGAAATTGCCACTTTGCGCGCCATTGGATTTAGCGGTGTCGCGGCATTCGTGGGCACTTGGGTTGAGGCGCTTCTATTGTCGCTGATTGGCGCGGGTATTGGTGGAATTACAGCCTTCCTACTATTCAACGGCTATCAAAGCTCCACACAAGGCGCTGGCGGGCAGATCGCTTTTGACCTGCAAGTCACATGGTACATCGTCGGCCAAGCTGGCGCTCTTGCCCTCGTTGTTGGCTTTTTTGGGGGCGCGTTTCCTGCCTTTAAAGCTGCGCGTATGCCTATTGTTAAAGCAATGCGTGGCGCAGGTTAA
- a CDS encoding FtsX-like permease family protein — protein sequence MTFFGLAYRNAWRKPGRTILLIISVAIAFLIYVVLQSFLVGAHGNSTEKNRLVVVNQTSARQSLPYRYLADLDAMNGVEDVAFTARMRGFVNTENNIAVLTAVDADRTFSVFGTELALTPAMMETLTQDRQNLLVGQMLARSMGWSVGDRVSITAFKDVQRDGNRTWSFDVSGIFEGETASVDTYFAIMQYDYFNSARQQGLDTVNNYIVVPSNGVEGQSLAPKIDALFANSPNPTRTQAEKQFLQSFMRQIADIRSVVTMVVSAALVTILLIVVNTMAFAVRERTFEIGVLKTIGLSGKRIMSLILSESLLVFAIGGTLGSVVGWLICLLADPAIGLVFTNFVATTAGLLIVALGLVSGLLPALNAMRLPIVQAFKAR from the coding sequence ATGACGTTTTTTGGACTTGCTTACCGGAACGCTTGGCGAAAGCCGGGTCGAACGATCCTCCTTATAATCTCAGTTGCGATTGCTTTTTTGATTTATGTGGTTCTGCAATCATTTCTCGTCGGTGCCCATGGGAATTCAACGGAAAAAAACCGGCTTGTCGTCGTCAATCAGACGAGCGCAAGGCAAAGCTTGCCTTACCGGTATCTGGCAGATCTCGATGCGATGAATGGAGTTGAGGATGTCGCCTTTACTGCGCGCATGCGGGGCTTTGTTAACACTGAGAACAATATTGCTGTCCTAACTGCCGTGGATGCAGATCGGACCTTCAGTGTGTTTGGAACTGAGCTTGCGCTTACACCAGCTATGATGGAAACACTGACGCAAGACCGTCAAAACCTACTCGTTGGCCAGATGCTGGCTCGGTCCATGGGATGGTCAGTTGGCGACCGTGTTTCAATCACCGCCTTCAAAGATGTGCAACGGGACGGCAATCGTACTTGGAGCTTTGATGTTTCCGGTATTTTTGAAGGAGAAACCGCAAGCGTCGATACGTATTTCGCCATTATGCAGTACGATTATTTTAACTCTGCAAGGCAGCAAGGCCTTGATACGGTGAACAATTATATCGTGGTGCCTTCGAATGGTGTTGAAGGACAATCCTTAGCACCAAAGATTGACGCTCTTTTCGCAAACTCGCCAAACCCTACCAGAACGCAAGCGGAAAAGCAGTTTTTGCAGTCATTTATGCGGCAGATTGCAGACATCCGCTCAGTCGTGACCATGGTGGTTAGTGCAGCTCTGGTTACGATCTTGTTGATCGTTGTGAACACCATGGCTTTTGCGGTGCGTGAAAGAACTTTCGAGATTGGTGTGCTGAAAACTATCGGCCTGTCAGGGAAACGCATCATGTCCCTTATCCTGAGTGAAAGCCTTTTGGTTTTTGCAATCGGAGGCACTCTAGGGTCGGTTGTTGGCTGGTTAATTTGCTTACTGGCGGACCCCGCCATTGGCCTTGTCTTTACTAATTTTGTTGCAACTACAGCAGGCCTGCTAATTGTCGCCCTAGGTCTTGTTAGCGGTCTTTTGCCGGCGCTCAACGCAATGCGCTTGCCAATTGTACAAGCATTTAAAGCGAGGTAA